The DNA region TGTTTGCTTTTCGCTTCAAATTCCCGATAGTACGAAGGAGCAAGCCAAGTCGAGAGTATGGCATTCTTGGCGGAAACAAGCGATGGGTCGCCCGGCGGATAACCGATATCGGAAAGTGAAGCCAGTATCCAGTGGGCCCCCTGCCATTTATCATAAACGCCATGGCCGCTTTTTATTTTTCCGGATTCCGACTGATTTTGCAGCAGCAGTTTTACATTGGGTGAGTTTGTTACCTCCCGGGATATCTTTTTGATCGCTTTGGAGTCGGGGTCTTCGTTAAAAAAATGCACCCGTATCTTCCACCGGATCGATGGATTGTCGGAATGTGACAGTATGTCTGCAATTTTCCCGATATTTTTCATTTTACGATTGCCACGGCTATGCCGTCATATCCTTTCTCGGCGGTCAAATGAAGCGGAAGCAGCAGTGGTGTCAAGCGGCCGGATATCCGGTGTCAGTCGCGGGAGCCTGTTCGTATACCGTCAAGCCGTTTCCCGGCGGCGATAATCGTGTTTTTCAGCAACATGGCGATCGTCGTCGGTCCGACGCCGCCAAGTCTCGACGTTATCCAGCCGGCGACATCTCCGACAGCGACATCGATATCCGGAATCAGGCGTTTCCCTTCCCAGGTGATACCCCCGCTGATCGCAACGCAACCCCTTTTGACCATATCGGGTCGAATGAATCCGGGTATACCGACTCCGCACACGATAATATCCGCCAGTACCGTGTAATCCTTTATATTTTTTACACCGGAATGCAGCATTGTGACGGCGGCGTTTGCGTATTCCCGCTTCATGGATAACATCAAAGCCAGGGGTCTTCCCAGCGTGGGGCCGCGGCCGACAATCACGACATGTCTGCCTTGAACGGGAATTTCGTAAAACCGTAACATTTCCATGATACCGGCCGGGGTACAGGGCAAAGGGCCGTCTTCCTGTAATACAAGTTTGCCCAGGTTATAAGGATGTAAACCGTCCGCATCTTTTTCAGGCTTTATCATGGAAACCGCTTCCGTAAAATTGAATTTTTCCGGAACGGGACTCTGTATCAAAAAAGCATCGACCGCCGGATTATTGTTGAATTCTTCCACGGCGTTTATTAATGCTTCCTGTGTTGCCGATTCCGGGACGTCGATATTAAACGATTTAATACCGACGGTTTTACATGTTTTATGTTTATTGTCGACGTAATGACGGCAGTTCGGATTGTTTCCCACTAATATCGTACCGAGTCCGGGAACTATTCCTTCGGACGCAAGAAGCCGTGCTTTTTTTTCTACCTCATCGAGTATTTTTTCTGCGATTGGAATTCCGGACATTTCTCTCGCACTCATGCATCATACCCCCAAACAGGTTTATTGGAATGATTATTATATCCGACTGGCGTTGTTTTATAAAGCCCATTGCGGCGGAAAACACGGCCGGTTTCTTCGCATTATAATTCCGATTCATGGCACCCGAGGTTCTCCCCCGACATCACGCAACGAGGCCATTCGGTATCCGATATCCCCCAATCCGTAAATTCCTTTATTGCCGCAACATAACGCTCGACCGATTCATGAGATTTTGTTTCGAGTACGGCTTCGATTGATGGTATCAGGTTAGGGGGTTTTTCCGCGGCGCCCTCCAGTACACGGAGAAACCACTTGTGATAGGGGTAGAGTAACTCGTTATAGGCAAGGATCGACCGTCCGCCATAAAGAACAATATTACAGAGAGAGGTATTGAACAGGTAGACATTATTCTTGTTTTTCCCTTCATCGTAAAACCATCTCCATTCGAGAAAACGGGCGTATAATCGCCTCATCCTCGCATCTTTGTATTGTTTGGGGTACCGTGACGCCTCGTCAATCATATTCTCCAGATCCGGAATTCTGGAGTATGCGATGTATGCGTCCTTAAAGGCGAATCGTGCCGGCTCCCCTCCATGCCGGATGACTTCCCGTATGAACTCCGTGCTGATATACTTCCCATCCACATAGCCTTTCTCGTACGTACAGCTTTCCCGTTCCCAATATAGTACTTCATTATCTTTGCATCGTTTTTCGTATTCTTCCCGTGACACAACGATCATGATATCGATATCAGCGTCTTCATTCGCGAAGCCGTGTGCGATGGAACCGGCAATAATCAGGGCAAGGACATTGTCGTTCTTTTTCATCTTTTCGATCACATTGTCAATGGAATTCCTGTGAT from Spirochaetales bacterium includes:
- a CDS encoding bifunctional 5,10-methylene-tetrahydrofolate dehydrogenase/5,10-methylene-tetrahydrofolate cyclohydrolase, producing MSAREMSGIPIAEKILDEVEKKARLLASEGIVPGLGTILVGNNPNCRHYVDNKHKTCKTVGIKSFNIDVPESATQEALINAVEEFNNNPAVDAFLIQSPVPEKFNFTEAVSMIKPEKDADGLHPYNLGKLVLQEDGPLPCTPAGIMEMLRFYEIPVQGRHVVIVGRGPTLGRPLALMLSMKREYANAAVTMLHSGVKNIKDYTVLADIIVCGVGIPGFIRPDMVKRGCVAISGGITWEGKRLIPDIDVAVGDVAGWITSRLGGVGPTTIAMLLKNTIIAAGKRLDGIRTGSRD
- a CDS encoding nucleotidyltransferase domain-containing protein, with protein sequence MYQHHRNSIDNVIEKMKKNDNVLALIIAGSIAHGFANEDADIDIMIVVSREEYEKRCKDNEVLYWERESCTYEKGYVDGKYISTEFIREVIRHGGEPARFAFKDAYIAYSRIPDLENMIDEASRYPKQYKDARMRRLYARFLEWRWFYDEGKNKNNVYLFNTSLCNIVLYGGRSILAYNELLYPYHKWFLRVLEGAAEKPPNLIPSIEAVLETKSHESVERYVAAIKEFTDWGISDTEWPRCVMSGENLGCHESEL